One segment of Arvicanthis niloticus isolate mArvNil1 chromosome 5, mArvNil1.pat.X, whole genome shotgun sequence DNA contains the following:
- the Matn1 gene encoding matrilin-1, whose translation MKVTSGPAFALCSLLLLQVPDSLGLAPQSRGHLCRTRPTDLVFVVDSSRSVRPVEFEKVKVFLSQVIESLDVGPNATRVGLVNYASTVKPEFSLRAHGSKASLLQAVRRIQPLSTGTMTGLALQFAITKALSDAEGGRARSPDISKVVIVVTDGRPQDSVRDVSERARASGIELFAIGVGRVDKATLRQIASEPQDEHVDYVESYNVIEKLAKKFQEAFCVVSDLCATGDHDCEQVCISSPGSYTCACHEGFTLNSDGKTCNVCRGGGSGSATDLVFLIDGSKSVRPENFELVKKFINQIVDTLDVSDRLAQVGLVQYSSSIRQEFPLGRFHTKKDIKTAVRNMSYMEKGTMTGAALKYLIDNSFTVSSGARPGAQKVGIVFTDGRSQDYINDAARKAKDLGFKMFAVGVGNAVEDELREIASEPVADHYFYTADFKTINQIGKKLQKKICVEEDPCACESIVRFEAKVEGLLQALTRKLEAVSKRLAVLENRIV comes from the exons ATGAAGGTCACCTCCGGTCCAGCCTTTGCTCTCTgtagcctgctgctgctgcaggtccCTGATAGCCTCGGTCTTGCCCCACAGTCCAGAG GGCACCTCTGCCGGACACGACCCACGGACCTGGTGTTTGTTGTTGATAGTTCTCGAAGTGTGAGACCCGTGGAGTTTGAGAAGGTGAAGGTGTTCCTGTCTCAGGTCATTGAGTCATTGGATGTGGGGCCCAATGCCACGAGGGTGGGCTTGGTCAACTACGCTAGCACTGTGAAGCCAGAGTTCTCACTTCGGGCCCACGGCTCCAAGGCGTCGCTGCTGCAAGCTGTGCGTCGCATCCAGCCGCTGTCCACAGGCACCATGACTGGCCTGGCCCTGCAGTTCGCCATCACCAAGGCCTTGAGTGATGCTGAGGGGGGACGCGCCAGATCCCCTGACATCAGCAAG GTTGTCATCGTGGTGACTGATGGGAGGCCTCAGGACAGCGTGCGGGATGTGTCTGAGCGCGCGAGGGCCAGTGGCATCGAGCTGTTCGCCATCGGCGTGGGCCGTGTGGACAAGGCTACGCTGCGACAGATCGCTAGTGAGCCGCAGGATGAGCACGTGGATTACGTGGAGAGCTACAATGTCATCGAGAAGCTGGCCAAGAAGTTCCAAGAGGCCTTCTGCG tggTGTCAGACCTGTGTGCCACAGGGGACCATGATTGTGAGCAGGTGTGCATCAGCTCTCCTGGATCCTACACCTGTGCCTGCCATGAGGGCTTCACCCTGAACAGCGATGGCAAGACTTGTAATG TCTGCCGTGGTGGTGGAAGCGGCTCAGCCACCGACCTGGTCTTCCTAATTGATGGATCCAAGAGTGTGCGGCCGGAGAACTTTGAGCTGGTGAAGAAGTTTATCAACCAGATTGTGGACACACTAGATGTGTCCGACAGGCTGGCCCAGGTTGGGCTGGTACAGTACTCAAGCTCCATACGCCAGGAGTTCCCGCTCGGCCGCTTCCACACCAAGAAGGACATAAAGACCGCTGTGAGGAACATGTCCTACATGGAGAAGGGCACCATGACCGGCGCCGCTCTGAAGTACCTCATAGACAATTCCTTCACTGTGTCCAGCGGGGCGAGGCCTGGAGCCCAGAAGGTGGGCATCGTCTTCACCGATGGCCGGAGCCAGGACTACATTAATGACGCTGCCAGGAAGGCCAAGGACCTTG GCTTTAAGATGTTTGCGGTGGGCGTGGGCAATGCTGTGGAGGATGAGCTGAGGGAAATTGCCTCGGAGCCAGTGGCTGACCACTACTTTTACACGGCTGACTTCAAGACCATCAACCAGATTGGCAAGAAGTTgcagaaaaaaatctgtgtgg AGGAAGACCCTTGTGCTTGTGAGTCCATAGTGAGATTTGAGGCCAAGGTGGAGGGTCTGTTGCAGGCCCTGACCAGGAAGC TGGAAGCTGTAAGCAAGCGGCTGGCCGTCCTGGAGAACAGAATCGTCTAA